The Nakamurella alba genome has a window encoding:
- a CDS encoding sigma-70 family RNA polymerase sigma factor: MSAPESPAEWWPPPELVDVLTAQAAALAGNRLEAEDVLADALVALWCKRALVAKARNTEAYARQVLTRTFLNNRAATARRRRLQLRLARTATLVASPAPADAVDQVESVRAMLAVLPTNERTAIVLRYYLDLSDLDIAASIGCSEDSVRSYLSRGRARLRSHLVSS; the protein is encoded by the coding sequence ATGTCCGCACCCGAATCGCCGGCTGAGTGGTGGCCACCTCCTGAGCTGGTCGATGTGCTGACGGCGCAGGCAGCTGCGCTGGCCGGTAACCGACTCGAAGCAGAAGACGTCCTGGCGGACGCCTTGGTCGCGTTGTGGTGCAAGCGTGCGTTGGTCGCCAAGGCGAGGAACACCGAGGCGTACGCGCGGCAGGTCCTCACCCGAACGTTCCTCAACAACCGAGCTGCGACAGCGAGGCGGCGCCGGCTCCAGCTGCGCCTGGCGCGCACTGCGACGCTGGTGGCTAGTCCGGCACCCGCCGACGCGGTTGACCAGGTCGAGTCTGTTCGCGCGATGCTGGCCGTGCTCCCGACGAACGAACGTACCGCCATCGTGCTTCGCTACTACCTCGACCTGTCAGATCTCGACATCGCCGCGTCGATCGGATGCTCGGAAGACTCCGTCCGCAGCTACCTCAGCCGGGGCCGGGCGCGGCTCCGCAGTCATCTGGTGTCTTCATGA
- a CDS encoding chymotrypsin family serine protease: MAAILGAGVALPAGATMGHDGGTRLSVRPAGGDDLTIIHNQEVLDPIADKIREYGVSSDPAFSDLLVDPLDTTITVFRQGDPMAGSDILGGYRAVAGQITISFQTAELTSREVSRLDATLIDVATTTNVFGSDVASWGTDLPGGTFTVWYAETSPESGINTALSADVKEDPDLANLFAKVRYSKMVGQLQPASRTADTSPYYGGSLISPSGCSTGFSVRSTQTSSYYQTTAWHCIPSNNHTVNTGAGAPLGTVSSEDGYTDSSYIKVRSGASSAPRIFDGAYPNGTQSKLVVGMSLPNAGDRLCLSGAKSYARCNGQLGTGRTWTLPKPTGETTTASGSLISSFDGTWLIARGDSGGPVFRNTNGNTQALAYGTISLVSAQSGYCPSWMSTGSQCGPWGYITLARDMASRHNVYFNW, translated from the coding sequence TTGGCTGCGATCCTGGGGGCAGGCGTTGCGCTGCCGGCAGGTGCCACGATGGGCCACGATGGCGGCACACGGTTGTCAGTCCGACCTGCCGGGGGCGATGATTTGACGATCATCCACAACCAGGAAGTCTTGGATCCGATCGCCGACAAGATCCGGGAGTACGGCGTGTCGTCCGACCCGGCATTCAGTGACCTGCTGGTGGATCCGCTGGACACTACGATTACCGTGTTTCGTCAGGGCGACCCGATGGCGGGCTCCGACATTCTGGGTGGGTACCGGGCGGTCGCTGGACAGATCACGATTAGCTTCCAGACCGCGGAGCTGACGTCGAGAGAGGTGTCTCGGCTTGATGCCACGCTCATCGATGTGGCGACCACGACGAACGTCTTCGGTTCAGACGTGGCATCGTGGGGCACCGATTTACCTGGTGGCACCTTCACCGTCTGGTATGCCGAGACGTCACCCGAATCCGGGATCAACACTGCCTTGTCGGCCGATGTGAAGGAAGACCCGGATCTGGCGAATCTCTTCGCCAAGGTCCGGTACTCGAAGATGGTCGGCCAGCTCCAGCCGGCGAGCAGAACGGCAGATACTTCCCCCTACTATGGGGGATCCCTGATATCGCCCTCAGGATGTAGTACGGGATTTAGCGTGCGTTCCACGCAGACGAGCTCGTACTACCAGACAACAGCCTGGCACTGCATCCCGTCGAACAACCACACGGTGAACACGGGTGCTGGCGCGCCATTGGGAACGGTGTCCTCGGAGGATGGTTACACCGATTCCTCGTACATCAAGGTGCGTAGCGGTGCCTCAAGCGCCCCGCGCATCTTTGACGGCGCCTACCCTAACGGTACGCAGAGCAAGCTGGTCGTGGGGATGTCACTCCCGAACGCAGGCGACCGGCTTTGCTTGAGTGGTGCGAAGTCCTACGCGCGTTGCAACGGCCAGCTGGGCACCGGCCGGACTTGGACCCTACCCAAGCCGACCGGTGAGACCACCACAGCGAGCGGCAGCCTGATCAGCTCGTTCGACGGAACCTGGCTTATCGCCCGCGGCGACAGCGGAGGCCCGGTGTTCAGGAACACGAATGGCAACACCCAAGCTCTCGCCTACGGAACGATCTCGTTGGTCAGTGCGCAGTCCGGGTACTGCCCGTCCTGGATGTCGACCGGCTCGCAGTGCGGCCCCTGGGGTTACATCACGCTCGCGCGCGACATGGCTTCGCGGCACAATGTGTACTTCAACTGGTAG
- a CDS encoding ArdC family protein: MAGERVLPEEELARRREVAAARVRASHDLMVAGVRDLVTGKDCAAYLRFAARFLSYSFNNSMLIFLQRPDATMVTGYRAWQQLGLQVRRGEKGIARSSPRSPAAAPTDKAPGRQVCMVGRQAHPPGRQVHPAG, from the coding sequence ATGGCCGGCGAGAGGGTGTTGCCGGAAGAGGAGCTGGCGCGCCGCCGGGAAGTGGCGGCGGCGAGGGTGCGGGCCTCCCACGACCTAATGGTGGCGGGGGTGCGGGACCTGGTCACCGGCAAGGACTGTGCGGCCTATCTGCGGTTCGCGGCCCGGTTCCTCTCGTACTCGTTCAACAACTCGATGCTGATCTTCCTGCAGCGCCCGGACGCCACCATGGTCACCGGTTACCGGGCGTGGCAGCAACTGGGCCTGCAGGTCCGCCGCGGGGAGAAGGGCATCGCGCGATCTTCGCCCCGGTCACCCGCCGCCGCACCGACGGACAAAGCGCCGGGGAGACAGGTGTGCATGGTGGGGAGACAGGCGCATCCGCCGGGGAGACAGGTGCATCCGGCGGGATGA